One genomic window of Prochlorococcus sp. MIT 0801 includes the following:
- a CDS encoding ABC transporter ATP-binding protein has product MPKNTQVMLMKDLSVVLGSNKVLDSVNLAMMAGERLAIVGPSGSGKSTILRLLAGLLLPSEGSLKISGIDQNYLRLDQNSPPDVRLVFQNPALLASLTVRENVGFLLEKQKVLPEEIINKKVINCLQKVGLFDVADKFPNQLSGGMQKRVSFARALISDSKKGKGSIPLLLYDEPTAGLDPIACTRIEDLIIKTTEAAEGCSIVVSHVSSTIERTANRVILLYGGKFQWDGSIDQFKQSENAYVKQFRTGNLQGPMQPEDS; this is encoded by the coding sequence GTGCCAAAAAACACTCAAGTAATGTTGATGAAAGATCTCAGTGTTGTACTGGGGTCAAACAAAGTCCTCGATTCAGTCAATCTAGCCATGATGGCTGGAGAGAGATTGGCAATTGTTGGTCCATCAGGCTCGGGCAAGTCAACAATACTTCGCTTACTAGCTGGTTTGCTCTTACCTTCTGAAGGAAGCCTTAAAATATCAGGTATTGATCAAAATTATTTAAGGCTTGATCAAAATAGTCCTCCTGATGTGAGATTAGTTTTTCAAAATCCAGCATTATTAGCATCATTAACTGTTAGGGAAAATGTAGGCTTTTTGCTTGAAAAACAGAAAGTTTTACCAGAGGAAATTATCAATAAAAAAGTCATAAATTGCTTACAGAAAGTAGGCTTATTTGATGTTGCGGACAAATTTCCAAATCAACTGAGTGGAGGAATGCAAAAAAGAGTAAGTTTTGCTCGAGCATTAATCAGTGACTCCAAGAAAGGAAAAGGCTCTATTCCGCTTCTTTTATATGACGAACCAACTGCTGGGTTAGATCCAATAGCTTGTACTCGTATTGAAGATCTAATTATTAAAACGACTGAGGCTGCGGAAGGATGTTCAATTGTAGTTAGTCACGTTTCAAGTACAATTGAAAGAACGGCTAATAGAGTTATTTTGCTTTACGGTGGCAAGTTTCAATGGGATGGATCTATAGATCAATTTAAACAAAGTGAAAATGCCTATGTGAAACAATTTCGCACAGGCAATCTTCAAGGACCAATGCAACCTGAGGACTCATAA
- the yvcK gene encoding gluconeogenesis factor YvcK family protein has translation MNKRRKRKLRRATLRKSLLASLSFHLYSRFKRAIRWLLPGLVVKRWMMTSGLGLLIALIGASIWADLRPIYWVVEILFWFLGFITTFLPRTISGPIVFFIGISLLIWGQGRSFESIRQALGSKKDTFLVDALRAKQKLNRGPNIVAIGGGTGLSSLLKGLKRYSSRITAIVTVADDGGSSGVLRRELGVQPPGDIRNCLAALATEEPLIKGLFQYRFPSGSGLEGHSFGNLFLSALTEITGSLETAITASSRVLAVQGQVVPATNVDVRLWAELENGDRIDGESAIGKAPLPIIRIGCYPSRPPALPRALEAIRNAEIILIGPGSLYTSILPNLLVPEIVEAIEKSKAPKLYVCNLMTQPGETDGLDVTGHVRAIEAQLASRGISRKIFSSILAQDELKPSPLVDYYKSKGAEPVKCNKIDLLSRGYNVYLASLQGSKVTPTLRHDPRSLALAIMRFYRRYKKGK, from the coding sequence TTGAACAAAAGAAGAAAAAGAAAATTAAGAAGAGCCACCTTGCGTAAAAGCCTTCTCGCTAGCTTGTCTTTTCATCTTTACTCTCGCTTCAAAAGAGCTATTAGATGGCTTTTGCCTGGATTAGTAGTCAAAAGGTGGATGATGACATCTGGATTGGGCTTGTTAATTGCTTTGATTGGAGCCTCTATTTGGGCTGACTTGCGTCCAATTTATTGGGTAGTTGAAATACTTTTTTGGTTTTTAGGATTTATAACTACTTTTTTACCCAGAACCATTTCTGGACCTATAGTCTTTTTTATAGGGATATCTCTTTTAATTTGGGGGCAAGGGAGAAGTTTTGAATCTATTAGGCAGGCGTTAGGTTCAAAAAAAGATACTTTTTTGGTTGATGCTTTAAGAGCTAAGCAAAAATTAAATAGAGGTCCAAATATTGTTGCTATTGGAGGAGGAACAGGTTTATCTTCATTATTAAAAGGCTTAAAAAGATATAGCAGCCGAATCACGGCAATAGTGACTGTTGCTGATGATGGAGGAAGTAGTGGAGTTCTCAGGAGAGAACTGGGTGTTCAGCCTCCAGGAGACATAAGGAATTGTTTAGCAGCTTTAGCAACAGAAGAACCTCTTATTAAAGGACTTTTTCAATATCGCTTTCCCTCAGGTAGTGGACTTGAGGGACATAGTTTTGGGAATCTTTTCCTATCTGCCTTGACTGAGATAACTGGAAGCTTAGAGACCGCAATTACTGCTTCAAGTCGTGTTCTTGCAGTTCAGGGTCAAGTTGTACCAGCAACTAATGTAGATGTTCGTTTGTGGGCGGAACTCGAAAATGGTGACCGAATAGATGGAGAGTCAGCCATAGGAAAAGCCCCCTTGCCAATAATCAGAATAGGCTGTTACCCATCGCGACCCCCAGCTTTGCCAAGAGCTCTAGAAGCTATAAGAAATGCTGAAATTATTTTGATAGGTCCAGGAAGTTTATATACTTCAATTCTCCCAAACCTGCTAGTCCCTGAAATAGTCGAGGCGATTGAGAAGAGCAAAGCTCCTAAGCTATATGTATGTAATTTGATGACTCAACCTGGAGAAACTGATGGACTTGACGTAACTGGTCATGTAAGAGCCATAGAAGCGCAATTGGCATCAAGAGGAATTTCTAGGAAAATATTTAGTTCAATTCTTGCTCAAGATGAATTAAAACCATCCCCATTGGTTGATTACTACAAATCAAAAGGGGCTGAACCAGTCAAATGCAACAAGATTGATCTTTTATCTAGAGGATATAATGTTTATTTAGCTTCTCTTCAGGGTTCAAAGGTCACTCCAACTTTGAGGCACGACCCAAGAAGTCTCGCTTTAGCAATAATGAGGTTTTACAGAAGATACAAAAAAGGTAAATAA
- a CDS encoding NAD(P)H-quinone oxidoreductase subunit J, producing the protein MTNESEIVVEEKISCPISDWLSKNGFENVPLKEDHLGVEVIKILPINLLSIVEALKNDGFNYLQCQGGYDEGPGLNIVCFYNLMEMSEFQEGISPREVRLKVFLDRNGDLTVPSLYSLFRGADWQERETFDMYGVNFKGHPHPKRLLMPEDWKGWPLRKDYVQPDFYEMQDAY; encoded by the coding sequence ATGACAAACGAATCGGAAATTGTAGTTGAAGAAAAAATCTCATGTCCAATAAGCGATTGGCTCTCTAAGAATGGATTTGAAAATGTTCCTCTCAAAGAAGATCACTTAGGAGTTGAAGTTATAAAAATCTTGCCAATCAATCTTTTATCAATAGTTGAGGCATTAAAGAATGATGGATTTAATTATCTGCAATGCCAAGGTGGATACGATGAAGGACCTGGTTTAAATATAGTTTGTTTTTATAATTTAATGGAAATGAGTGAATTTCAAGAAGGTATTTCTCCTCGCGAAGTCAGATTAAAAGTATTCCTAGATCGTAATGGTGACCTAACTGTACCTAGTTTATACAGTCTTTTCAGAGGAGCAGATTGGCAAGAAAGAGAAACATTCGATATGTACGGTGTTAACTTCAAGGGTCACCCTCATCCTAAAAGACTTTTAATGCCTGAAGACTGGAAAGGATGGCCTCTCAGAAAAGACTATGTTCAGCCTGATTTTTATGAAATGCAAGATGCTTACTAA
- the nuoB gene encoding NADH-quinone oxidoreductase subunit NuoB: protein MELNPLKKPPSSEAVRNLREASCGPIGTPTVTNDLSENIILTSLEDLHNWARLSSLWPLLYGTACCFIEFAALIGSRFDFDRFGLVPRSSPRQADLLIVAGTVTMKMAPALVRLYEQMPDPKYVIAMGACTITGGMFSADSTTAVRGVDKLIPVDLYLPGCPPRPEAIFDAVIKLRKKVANESISERSKITQTHRYLTIPHKMKRVAAKVNGQYLKAKTQLIALNPSLSEEFDQSLKEVQKISEELSSN from the coding sequence ATGGAGTTAAATCCCTTGAAAAAACCTCCCTCTTCTGAAGCTGTAAGAAATCTTAGAGAAGCTTCCTGTGGCCCAATTGGTACTCCGACAGTAACAAATGATTTAAGTGAAAACATAATCCTCACCAGCCTTGAAGATCTTCACAATTGGGCACGATTAAGTAGTTTATGGCCTCTTCTTTATGGAACTGCCTGCTGTTTTATCGAATTTGCAGCTCTAATTGGATCTAGATTTGATTTTGACAGATTTGGATTAGTACCAAGAAGTTCTCCTAGGCAGGCAGATCTACTAATAGTGGCAGGCACAGTCACAATGAAAATGGCACCCGCTCTTGTCAGGCTTTATGAGCAAATGCCAGATCCCAAATACGTTATTGCAATGGGAGCTTGCACTATTACGGGTGGAATGTTCAGCGCAGACTCAACCACGGCAGTTAGAGGTGTTGATAAATTAATACCTGTTGACCTTTACCTTCCTGGATGTCCTCCAAGACCTGAAGCAATATTTGATGCTGTCATTAAATTAAGAAAAAAAGTTGCGAACGAATCAATATCAGAGAGATCAAAGATCACCCAAACTCATCGTTATCTAACTATCCCTCATAAAATGAAGCGAGTAGCAGCAAAAGTAAATGGACAATATCTAAAGGCAAAAACTCAATTAATTGCTCTTAATCCTTCTCTTTCTGAAGAGTTTGATCAATCTTTAAAAGAGGTTCAGAAAATATCTGAAGAACTTTCAAGTAATTAA
- a CDS encoding NAD(P)H-quinone oxidoreductase subunit 3: MFSLQGYEYFLGFLLISGAVPILALTTNKLIAPKSKAGERQLTYESGMEPIGGAWIQFNIRYYMFALVFVIFDVETVFLYPWAVAFHKLGLLAFIEALVFITILVVALAYAWRKGALEWS, from the coding sequence ATGTTTTCCCTTCAGGGTTATGAGTATTTTTTAGGATTTCTTCTTATTTCTGGAGCAGTTCCAATTCTTGCTCTAACAACAAATAAGTTAATAGCTCCTAAAAGTAAGGCAGGAGAAAGACAGCTTACATATGAATCTGGTATGGAGCCCATTGGTGGGGCATGGATTCAATTTAATATTCGTTACTACATGTTCGCTCTTGTTTTCGTTATATTTGACGTTGAGACTGTGTTCCTTTACCCATGGGCAGTTGCATTTCACAAACTTGGGTTATTAGCATTCATAGAAGCACTTGTTTTTATCACAATATTGGTTGTGGCATTAGCATATGCATGGAGAAAAGGTGCCCTTGAATGGAGTTAA
- a CDS encoding rubredoxin, which produces MSFEPKNSTKEFDPKANRFECMSCGFIFDPDEGIKKLNIEPGTPFLDIDRDKFRCPVCRVGFGGYKDIGPKSKPSGFEENLTYGFGFNKLPSGQKNVLIFGSLALAAACFLSLYSLK; this is translated from the coding sequence ATTTCATTTGAACCAAAAAACTCAACCAAGGAATTTGATCCAAAAGCCAATCGCTTCGAATGTATGAGCTGTGGTTTTATTTTTGATCCTGATGAGGGTATAAAAAAGCTAAATATTGAACCAGGGACGCCATTCCTAGACATAGATAGAGACAAGTTTAGATGTCCTGTCTGTCGAGTAGGATTTGGTGGATACAAGGATATTGGCCCTAAATCAAAGCCGAGTGGATTTGAAGAAAACCTTACTTATGGCTTTGGATTTAATAAACTTCCTTCAGGCCAGAAAAACGTTCTTATTTTTGGAAGCTTGGCTTTAGCCGCTGCCTGTTTTCTCTCTCTTTATTCTTTGAAATGA
- a CDS encoding photosynthesis system II assembly factor Ycf48 codes for MKRLFSNVINLTLVLVVGVALSGCTVSNASIGSSSPWSPVDLDTEANPLDVDFVDDKNGFLVGTNRLILETNDGGITWKERNLDIPSEGNFRLISVDFKGQEGWIAGQPGLILHTTDGGKNWTRLDLGNKLPGDPYLITTIDTDSAELATTAGAIYKTTDGGTNWEAIVLDTSGSGGIRELRRTNNGGYISVSSLGNFFSVLRPGEEVWSPHQRASSKRVQSVGEQPNGDLWMLSRGAEIRFNADPEDIDSWSKPIIPIVNGYNYQDLVWDPSKSIWAAGGNGTLLVSNDDGKTWEKDPVGESVPTNFIRIQFLDDLNSDSPKGFVFGERGNLLRWQG; via the coding sequence ATGAAACGTCTGTTTTCAAATGTCATTAATTTGACCCTTGTCTTAGTAGTTGGAGTAGCTCTTAGTGGTTGTACTGTTAGTAATGCTTCAATAGGCTCATCAAGCCCTTGGTCACCAGTTGACCTAGATACTGAGGCAAATCCATTAGATGTTGACTTTGTAGATGACAAAAATGGGTTCTTAGTCGGAACAAACAGATTGATTCTGGAGACAAATGATGGAGGAATAACTTGGAAAGAAAGAAATTTAGATATCCCAAGCGAAGGTAATTTTCGTTTAATAAGCGTTGATTTCAAAGGCCAAGAAGGTTGGATTGCAGGTCAACCAGGATTGATTCTTCATACCACTGATGGAGGAAAAAATTGGACTCGTCTTGATTTGGGAAATAAGTTGCCCGGAGATCCGTATTTGATAACAACAATTGATACTGATTCTGCCGAGTTAGCAACTACTGCTGGAGCAATTTATAAAACTACTGATGGTGGTACCAATTGGGAAGCAATTGTTCTTGATACTTCTGGCTCTGGAGGCATAAGAGAATTAAGACGTACAAATAACGGTGGATATATAAGTGTTAGTAGCCTTGGTAACTTTTTCTCAGTCTTAAGACCGGGAGAAGAGGTATGGAGCCCTCATCAAAGAGCAAGTAGTAAGAGAGTTCAAAGTGTTGGTGAACAGCCAAATGGTGATTTATGGATGCTTTCTAGAGGAGCTGAAATCAGATTTAACGCAGATCCTGAAGATATCGATTCATGGTCAAAGCCCATAATCCCAATCGTCAATGGGTATAACTATCAAGATCTTGTTTGGGATCCATCTAAGTCGATTTGGGCGGCTGGAGGAAATGGAACTTTATTAGTCAGCAATGATGATGGAAAAACTTGGGAAAAAGACCCTGTTGGTGAATCTGTTCCAACAAATTTCATAAGAATTCAATTTCTGGACGATTTAAATAGTGACAGTCCTAAGGGATTTGTATTCGGAGAAAGGGGCAATTTACTGCGGTGGCAGGGTTGA
- the psbE gene encoding cytochrome b559 subunit alpha, whose protein sequence is MAAGSTGERPFFEIITSVRYWIIHAVALPAIFVAGFLFVSSGLAYDAFGTPRPDTYFQAGESKAPVVVQRFDSKAELDTRLK, encoded by the coding sequence ATGGCTGCCGGCTCTACCGGGGAACGCCCGTTTTTTGAGATCATTACTAGTGTCCGCTATTGGATTATCCATGCGGTAGCACTTCCTGCGATCTTCGTGGCAGGATTCCTATTTGTGTCTTCTGGGCTTGCCTACGACGCTTTTGGAACTCCTAGACCAGATACGTATTTTCAGGCTGGAGAAAGCAAAGCTCCTGTTGTTGTTCAGCGCTTTGATTCCAAGGCTGAACTTGACACTCGTCTGAAATAA
- a CDS encoding photosystem II reaction center protein L has translation MQVNPNPNKVPVELNRTSLYLGLLLVFVMGILFSSYFFN, from the coding sequence ATGCAAGTCAATCCAAATCCAAATAAAGTTCCGGTTGAGTTAAACCGGACAAGTCTTTATCTTGGACTCTTACTTGTTTTCGTAATGGGAATTCTTTTTTCCAGTTACTTCTTTAACTAA
- a CDS encoding photosystem II reaction center protein J: MSKLKGPDGRVGDRLPDGRPAVSWQRRWTEGALPLWLVATAGGTAVIFVLGIFFYGSYTGIGNAG, from the coding sequence ATGAGTAAATTAAAAGGTCCTGATGGACGAGTAGGAGATCGTCTGCCAGATGGTAGACCTGCAGTCTCCTGGCAAAGACGGTGGACAGAAGGAGCACTTCCTTTATGGTTAGTAGCGACTGCTGGTGGAACAGCTGTAATTTTTGTTCTGGGTATTTTCTTTTATGGTTCATACACTGGTATTGGTAACGCTGGTTAG
- the mtnP gene encoding S-methyl-5'-thioadenosine phosphorylase, which translates to MITEHDFLNISGTQSDAYDFKQARLGIIGGSGLYRIENLKDIVELSLDTPYGKPSNKLLIGNLFGIEIVFLARHGEKHTLNPSEIPYKANIWAMRSLNVRWLISASAVGSLKENIKPCDIVIPDQFIDRTHQRPLTFFNNGVVAHISMANPFCDILSQILSKEIEKLLTKDKKLHIGGTYLAMEGPAFSTRAESNLYRDWGCSIIGMTNHTEARLAKEAEIAYSSLSMVTDYDCWNQNCENVSVEMVIENLQENANFAKSIISAVAKRVSLLRPPSSFHNALKDALVTPKEHVPDKTKSKIKLFTDKYWLKKNQPTH; encoded by the coding sequence ATGATCACTGAACATGATTTTTTGAATATTTCTGGAACACAATCAGATGCCTACGATTTCAAACAAGCAAGATTAGGAATTATTGGCGGAAGCGGACTATATAGGATAGAAAATCTTAAAGACATAGTCGAGTTAAGCTTAGACACTCCCTATGGGAAACCATCTAATAAGTTACTAATAGGCAATCTATTTGGAATTGAGATTGTTTTTCTTGCTCGCCACGGAGAGAAACATACTTTAAATCCAAGTGAAATTCCATACAAAGCAAATATCTGGGCTATGCGCTCTCTAAATGTTAGATGGTTGATATCCGCATCAGCGGTGGGATCATTAAAAGAAAATATCAAACCTTGCGACATTGTTATTCCTGATCAATTTATTGATCGCACTCATCAAAGGCCATTGACTTTTTTCAACAATGGAGTTGTAGCGCACATAAGCATGGCAAATCCATTTTGCGACATTCTTTCTCAAATACTTTCGAAAGAGATAGAAAAACTGTTAACAAAAGACAAAAAACTGCATATTGGAGGAACATACCTTGCTATGGAAGGACCAGCCTTTTCAACAAGAGCAGAATCAAACTTATATAGAGATTGGGGATGCTCAATAATAGGGATGACAAATCATACTGAAGCTAGATTGGCAAAAGAAGCTGAAATCGCCTATTCCAGCCTCTCAATGGTTACTGATTATGATTGCTGGAATCAAAATTGCGAAAATGTATCTGTAGAAATGGTTATTGAAAATCTTCAGGAAAATGCAAATTTTGCTAAATCAATAATTTCTGCTGTTGCTAAAAGGGTCTCATTATTAAGGCCGCCAAGCTCTTTTCACAATGCATTAAAAGATGCCTTAGTCACTCCAAAAGAGCATGTACCAGACAAAACTAAAAGCAAGATCAAATTATTTACAGATAAATATTGGCTTAAAAAAAACCAACCGACACATTAA
- the selD gene encoding selenide, water dikinase SelD, whose product MFSDHLVLAGGGHTHALVLLQWAMNPKLKPAGMITLVNKASTTVYSGMFPGVIAGKYKIDEILIDLRKLALKAGVSFVMAEIEGINLKEKKLLLAGRPEIEYSLLSLNIGTKTNINSKLFIRGDKDLAVPIKPFSESYKFIVDQDIHKNDSSAKPFVIIGGGFAGIEIAFSLRKRWPKRTILLKVKSGRNINKNLLRNLKALDIEITKKQPSILYPKLICTGNKSFNWLKNSGLPIDENGRVLTEKTLQVLNYPELFAVGDCGVIKDYPRPSSGVWAVRAAKPLANNLEFITKGLKLEEWKPQRKAIQLLDINIRKKKSKAFISWGEVIIGPFDFLSSLKELIDKQFISKFDLVKDINSDMSSEEEMIKCRGCAAKLAFTPLSSALKKVDLIESSKDDSMNIGILNSDKTLIQSVDGFPSLISDPWLNGRLLAFHSCSDIWACGGSVISAQSLINLPSISNNLQKELLYQVLEGINSALTIQGANLIGGHTLESRKISEEPFSLGIESSLTVNGVIDDKKYFWPKGGMRNGDEILISRSLGTGIIFSAFMNGQVKPYILDNVLKEMNKSQHEIVNYINQLTNLNPRSKIVNACTDITGFGLLGHLSEMLESTNSDQLKMNLEPFKVTLELDNIPLYDGVKELLDKGFESTLAPANHIFLKNIDGDKNLRFELKSNDSSSNRSFYNAMLKILVDPQTCGPLVVCCSSIYSEKLIQQGPWIKIGFISK is encoded by the coding sequence ATGTTCAGTGATCATCTCGTTCTAGCTGGTGGTGGTCATACTCATGCCCTTGTGTTGCTCCAGTGGGCAATGAATCCAAAATTGAAGCCTGCTGGAATGATTACTTTAGTTAATAAAGCAAGTACAACTGTTTATTCTGGAATGTTTCCAGGTGTCATAGCAGGTAAATACAAGATAGATGAAATACTAATTGATTTGAGGAAACTTGCTTTAAAAGCAGGAGTTTCATTTGTGATGGCAGAAATTGAGGGAATCAATCTTAAGGAAAAAAAGTTACTTTTAGCAGGACGGCCAGAAATTGAATATTCTCTATTATCCCTAAATATAGGAACAAAAACTAATATAAATTCTAAACTTTTTATTAGAGGTGATAAAGATTTAGCTGTTCCAATTAAACCTTTTTCTGAATCCTATAAATTTATTGTCGATCAAGATATCCACAAGAATGATTCTTCTGCAAAACCATTTGTAATTATTGGTGGAGGATTCGCTGGAATAGAAATAGCTTTTTCTTTAAGAAAAAGATGGCCAAAAAGGACTATTTTATTAAAAGTCAAATCAGGAAGAAATATAAATAAAAATCTTTTAAGAAATTTAAAGGCTTTAGATATTGAAATTACAAAAAAGCAACCATCTATTTTATATCCAAAATTAATATGTACCGGTAATAAATCTTTTAATTGGTTAAAGAATAGTGGTTTACCTATAGATGAGAATGGGAGAGTTCTAACTGAAAAAACTCTTCAAGTCCTTAACTATCCAGAGTTATTTGCTGTAGGAGATTGTGGTGTCATTAAGGATTATCCTCGACCTTCTTCTGGAGTATGGGCGGTTCGTGCAGCAAAACCACTTGCAAATAATTTAGAGTTTATAACTAAAGGTTTAAAACTAGAGGAATGGAAACCTCAAAGAAAAGCAATACAACTTTTGGATATCAATATTAGAAAAAAGAAATCTAAAGCTTTTATTTCCTGGGGTGAAGTTATTATTGGTCCTTTTGATTTTTTATCAAGTTTAAAAGAATTAATTGATAAACAATTTATCTCTAAATTTGATCTAGTTAAAGATATAAATTCAGATATGTCTTCTGAAGAAGAGATGATTAAATGTAGAGGATGTGCGGCAAAATTAGCTTTTACTCCATTAAGTTCAGCATTAAAAAAAGTAGATTTAATAGAATCTTCAAAAGATGATTCTATGAATATAGGGATATTAAATTCTGATAAAACTTTGATACAAAGTGTAGATGGATTCCCTTCTTTAATTAGTGATCCTTGGTTAAATGGAAGACTTTTGGCGTTTCATTCCTGTTCTGATATTTGGGCATGCGGAGGATCTGTGATCTCTGCACAGTCTCTTATCAACTTACCATCCATATCTAATAACTTACAGAAAGAATTGTTATATCAAGTTTTGGAAGGTATTAATTCTGCTTTAACTATCCAAGGTGCAAATCTTATAGGTGGGCATACATTAGAATCAAGAAAAATATCTGAAGAGCCTTTTTCCCTAGGAATAGAAAGCTCATTAACTGTAAATGGGGTTATTGATGATAAAAAATATTTTTGGCCTAAGGGAGGAATGAGAAATGGAGATGAAATTTTAATTAGTCGTTCTTTGGGAACTGGAATTATTTTTTCTGCATTTATGAATGGTCAAGTAAAACCTTATATACTTGATAATGTCTTAAAAGAAATGAATAAAAGTCAGCATGAGATTGTCAATTATATTAATCAATTAACAAATCTAAATCCACGCTCAAAAATAGTTAATGCATGTACTGATATAACTGGATTTGGTTTGCTAGGTCATTTGTCAGAAATGTTGGAATCTACTAATAGTGACCAATTAAAGATGAATTTAGAACCATTTAAAGTCACTCTTGAACTGGATAATATACCATTATATGATGGTGTAAAAGAACTTTTAGATAAAGGCTTTGAAAGCACTTTAGCCCCTGCAAATCATATTTTTCTAAAAAATATTGATGGAGATAAAAACTTAAGGTTTGAGCTCAAATCTAATGATTCTTCCTCTAATAGATCCTTTTATAATGCCATGCTAAAAATCTTAGTAGACCCACAAACTTGTGGCCCTTTGGTTGTTTGTTGTTCATCGATTTATTCAGAAAAACTTATACAGCAAGGACCTTGGATTAAAATAGGTTTTATTTCTAAATAA
- a CDS encoding CCA tRNA nucleotidyltransferase, whose amino-acid sequence MELFDKSTIEKEIKELPSGILTIILEAACSVNITSIAIVGGVVRDLIKKSKNQDYEIIFNDLDLIIEGETSTYIKELQKVLGAERVKVIRDNRNYKTSEVIINGIKVDIASARKETYPIPGENPIVELSTIKKDLIRRDFNINAMAIELKDNRLIDLFSGSDAIENMKMDFLHKSSVLDDPTRVIRASRYSAKLDFDLSNQALKQIKDTINLWPWNWHIGDNTDLAPSALSIRLKMELELLLEDKYWKNALKNLQVCGGLKIVDSKLQNDQRLIEKIFIAKKSNIEPLTAFVYESKSPIYLAKRLHLNQQQKEIIEGACRLNKYLKNITANHLYKNWSPSKWTTNLEKINANESSFMLEICRNNPLKEYLKSWLFNWKNIESPIKGDDLIAKGWEPGPEIGIEIKRQRMKLIDENIAF is encoded by the coding sequence ATGGAATTATTTGATAAATCTACAATTGAAAAAGAGATAAAAGAATTACCGAGTGGAATTCTAACTATTATTTTAGAAGCAGCTTGCTCAGTCAATATAACTTCTATTGCAATAGTTGGAGGAGTTGTAAGAGACTTAATAAAAAAATCTAAAAATCAAGATTATGAAATTATCTTCAATGATCTAGATTTAATTATTGAAGGTGAGACCTCAACCTATATCAAAGAATTGCAAAAAGTTCTTGGAGCAGAAAGAGTAAAAGTCATACGAGATAACAGAAATTACAAAACCTCAGAAGTGATAATTAATGGCATAAAAGTTGATATTGCATCTGCTCGTAAAGAAACGTATCCAATACCTGGAGAAAACCCAATAGTCGAATTATCAACAATCAAAAAAGATCTAATAAGAAGAGATTTTAATATAAATGCAATGGCAATTGAACTGAAAGATAATAGACTAATCGATTTATTTTCAGGATCAGATGCAATTGAAAATATGAAAATGGACTTTTTGCATAAATCAAGTGTTTTAGATGACCCAACTAGAGTTATTAGAGCTTCTCGCTATTCTGCTAAGTTAGATTTTGATCTATCAAATCAAGCCTTAAAACAAATAAAAGATACAATAAATCTTTGGCCTTGGAATTGGCATATTGGAGATAATACTGATTTAGCACCTTCAGCATTATCAATAAGATTAAAAATGGAACTAGAATTGCTTTTAGAAGACAAATATTGGAAGAATGCATTAAAAAATCTACAAGTCTGTGGAGGGCTAAAAATAGTAGATTCGAAATTACAAAATGATCAACGACTTATTGAAAAAATTTTCATTGCAAAGAAGTCTAATATTGAACCCCTAACAGCATTTGTTTATGAATCTAAAAGCCCTATTTATCTAGCTAAGAGATTACACTTAAATCAACAGCAAAAAGAAATAATAGAAGGAGCTTGTAGATTAAATAAATATCTAAAAAATATAACAGCTAATCATTTATATAAAAATTGGTCACCATCAAAGTGGACAACAAACCTTGAGAAAATCAATGCTAATGAATCTTCTTTCATGCTTGAAATATGTAGAAATAACCCACTAAAAGAATATTTGAAATCTTGGCTATTTAATTGGAAGAATATAGAGTCTCCAATAAAAGGAGATGATTTAATAGCTAAAGGTTGGGAACCTGGACCAGAAATAGGAATAGAAATAAAACGGCAAAGAATGAAATTAATTGATGAAAATATTGCTTTTTAA